The following are from one region of the Pristiophorus japonicus isolate sPriJap1 chromosome 24, sPriJap1.hap1, whole genome shotgun sequence genome:
- the LOC139237878 gene encoding sphingosine 1-phosphate receptor 1-like has translation MDVGVRLSPSFWEYYNNETVALHYNYTGKLTPGRYKAGLKVHAIMSLIVCGFIILENLLILVAIWKNSKFHKPMYYLLANLTLSDLLAGVAYMVNILLSGANTLKLTPVLWFLREGGVFITLTASVFSLLAIAVERHVTMVRMQLYSADKKCRTRLFVAADWSFSVFLGSLPILGWNCIGNLSECSTVLPLYSKNYILVCILIFISILLAIVILYIRIYRVVMCNSPEVGTRRSMVSRKCQKYLSLLRTVTIVVGTFIACWLPLFVMLLLDVSCAVGACWIIYKADYFLGLAMINSALNPIIYTLTSKDMRRAILRLLCLTKDGEQAKCCGVLISECSTSQMDRSSHRHEPLQTTLSSGNGPQSPTRTSLA, from the coding sequence ATGGATGTGGGGGTCAGACTGAGCCCAAGCTTCTGGGAATACTACAACAATGAGACAGTGGCCTTGCACTATAATTACACGGGGAAGCTGACTCCGGGCCGATACAAGGCAGGCCTGAAGGTTCACGCTATCATGTCTCTAATAGTTTGTGGTTTTATAATACTGGAGAACTTGCTGATCCTCGTAGCCATCTGGAAGAATAGCAAGTTCCACAAGCCCATGTATTACTTGCTGGCCAACCTGACTCTATCTGACCTGCTGGCAGGAGTCGCTTACATGGTCAATATCTTACTGTCCGGTGCCAATACCCTGAAGTTGACCCCAGTGCTGTGGTTCTTGAGAGAGGGCGGCGTTTTCATCACACTCACTGCCTCGGTCTTCAGCCTCCTGGCCATCGCGGTGGAGAGGCATGTCACCATGGTGAGGATGCAGTTGTACAGTGCGGACAAGAAGTGCCGGACGCGTCTCTTTGTGGCCGCAGACTGGTCTTTCTCGGTGTTCCTCGGAAGCCTCCCGATCTTGGGCTGGAACTGTATTGGGAACCTGTCAGAATGCTCCACCGTACTGCCACTGTACTCCAAGAACTACATTCTGGTTTGCATTCTGATTTTTATTTCAATCTTGCTTGCAATCGTGATATTGTACATTCGGATTTACCGGGTAGTGATGTGCAACAGCCCCGAGGTGGGCACGAGGAGAAGCATGGTGTCCAGGAAATGCCAGAAATACCTGTCATTGCTGAGAACTGTCACCATCGTGGTGGGCACCTTCATCGCCTGCTGGCTGCCGCTCTTCGTGATGCTACTTTTGGACGTTTCCTGTGCCGTGGGGGCCTGCTGGATTATTTACAAGGCCGATTATTTCCTGGGACTGGCCATGATTAATTCAGCTTTGAATCCCATCATTTACACTCTGACCAGCAAGGACATGCGCCGGGCCATCCTGCGCCTGCTGTGTCTGACCAAAGACGGCGAACAGGCTAAATGCTGCGGGGTCCTGATCTCCGAGTGCAGCACCAGTCAGATGGACAGGTCCTCCCACAGGCATGAGCCCCTCCAAACCACCCTGTCCTCCGGCAACGGACCTCAATCCCCCACGCGAACCTCACTTGCCTGA